The DNA segment CACGGAACTTGTGCGGACCGTGTCCTGTGCTTGCTGGCGCGTCCCTGATGGAAGGTAGACCCACAGGCCCGCGGCTGCTATTCCAATTGCGGCGACCACAGACGCGGCGGCTGCCCGATGGATCGTGGTAGCCATGAAGTAGCTCCTTTCAGGCATGATTCCTAACAGGTTCCTAATTCGGTCCGTTTACATCGAAATCTACCCAGCCGCTGGCCGCCTTATTCTGGGAAAGCCAGTAATCGTCCAGCCCGTACCCGTAGACATTTTCGAAAGCGTCGTTAGTTGAGCCGTATACATGGTAGACGTCACCAATATAGTTGAAGTATGAGTAAATCACTTTGTAGTACCTCATGTGCCACCAAGTGTCGTGGCCGACGATGCCGTCTACGGTAGGCAACTGCGCAGAAGTCTGGTACGCCCTCACTGCTGACGCCGTCGCAGTGCCGAAGATTCCATCGTTAGTGCCCGAGGTCAGGAATCCGGAACCACGCAGGATGCGTTGCACCCCAGTTACGTAATTGGCGTATTGTTGATATCGGGTTCCGTCGGTACCGAGCCAGCAGTTTGAAGACCAGTCGCTGCCAGACGGCGTCCATTGGTCGCAGCCCGATGGGTAATTTTGCATCCGCATATGCTGGCCGAACTGCCACTAACGCCGCCAACAAAAGGAGGCCAACCACAGCACACTGGCGCAATCTGCTCATACTCATCCCCCAGGTGGAGTGCCTACGCAGGAGCATGTTGTCGCGCGTGCCGATGCGCCACACATTCCGCGGTCTAGGTGGCCCAGGGAAGCAACATGTATCGAGCTCCGCATAGCGGGGCGCAACGCGGGCCTCGCGAAGCTGCTGGCGCACGCGGCTCCGAGGCCGCGGCCGCCGCGACTGTTCAATACATAGCCTGCCGATGCGGCAGCCGGCCCGCGACCGGTGCTGCCACCAGTCGCGCGCCCGAGGCTGACCGGCATGGCCCGATGACCACCGCCGTTCGCTGCTGTATTCCGGACGATCTTCGGGCTTTTCCGGGCTTTTTGGGTCCCGACAGAGTCGATCAAGGCGCTGACCTGCGCAAACGCAGATCGAGGTGGCGGAGGCGGACGGGAATCGAACCCACCAGCGACAGTGACTGCCGCTCTACGGTTTTGAAGACCGCGGGGGCCACCAGGCACCCATACGCCTCCCCGGCCGGAGGCGTCGGCCGCCCTGCGACTCTACGCCGCGGCCCACCCGCGCAAGGGTCGAGCCCGGCGCGG comes from the Mycobacteriales bacterium genome and includes:
- a CDS encoding peptidoglycan-binding domain-containing protein, yielding MQRILRGSGFLTSGTNDGIFGTATASAVRAYQTSAQLPTVDGIVGHDTWWHMRYYKVIYSYFNYIGDVYHVYGSTNDAFENVYGYGLDDYWLSQNKAASGWVDFDVNGPN